In the Cydia fagiglandana chromosome 14, ilCydFagi1.1, whole genome shotgun sequence genome, one interval contains:
- the LOC134670737 gene encoding uncharacterized protein LOC134670737 isoform X1, with the protein MEPYLKEGHPIPTIQNQDVNKAESVENFQKFFYDLFDKNGILNDLRAYLRGHIVDVLKSAQTGEPPSCEKRFTQRLDSTFQALNMLVAEYLLCLEFNYSLSVFVSEIPLANMVFGLAKSLMGMGADGEATKLRFGDNDVWSVLNYLGVKCDSEHANAIVDMYKAQEKTSLLLCILKCAQLCEIELNETVSQGSISSSSKSSQDKRSQCKHVTFCKACRGRYRRLKERYRKKKARYLQKAQANAKALNVETLIKNISVLERSLVDEMFEQLKTVYESELDMFKAEHEGKLKNSLASHVKHFQRMQKELEESYKAREEALKANIVDKKRFLWGLAQALRAQHAQMTKAMRAVRKQTAEIAQQEQNLKLQRTEAEESLKKCAEEMRQQIAEELNILERHLDTMKSERESINREKTNSETKINNEVQNYLQNHYHLWKEELNVLKICMENATIQPKSVIERSTVTDDVFKGMNNEIERDRVVREARPNQVVNDLKKQKNVNFNQAKSEAASRSSSSSEERHMRSERQSTHVRPVSPQRAPVSLLEQSIRETECGWRKGAGEERTILPSARILVPGDTIPFVGVVGRRSDSRRHLLNRWRMLRRRVSPFDAALAHPEPPDIPDKNIGIRVQSSEPIRNTGEIHQDTMPSTPTRDIRPAVDTVTESPKTGERSPRSVLKEAKEKLKTVTRASASREKSPSAMLREAKRRLRKLEIEAEAVERSYKEFRRRRVQGLQRDDLTPCIPTTESKLSTHHKEEAPEPRSQLRPTDSVHLDIEKYLKKYQINLDLGQDHFKNKNTATKLKDPEACSEINRKFKRIPKQDYLEKPISEFRKLYYTNPEREYHNQISLDSDEPLCRSREREKSSDMSIEKDNTRKELEILKQSITRNYELQDLPTKDTIDVSNEENTSDNILLVEVENVSEVKEINVEDQTDMVVVIESSVDSKEVVSEREDNAEPSSKITIVISPKHIKENNKTPSVREDNIMTAKEYYAASGENYTPENIQIELRNEPDSELQIPAHNSVFETIEVVDYPDDFSDDVDYYKADDNSPISLPKTSEDENFWD; encoded by the exons ATGGAACCTTACTTAAAAGAAGGCCATCCGATTCCTACGATTCAAAATCAAGATGTGAATAAAGCCGAATCGGTTGAAAACTTTCAGAAATTCTTTTACGATTTGTTTGATAAAAATGGTATTCTCAACGACTTGAGAGCTTACTTACGCGGGCATATTGTTGATGTGTTAAAAAGTGCGCAAACTG GAGAGCCTCCGTCATGTGAAAAGCGGTTTACGCAGCGTCTGGACTCTACTTTCCAGGCTTTGAACATGCTAGTTGCCGAGTATTTGCTATGTTTG GAGTTCAACTACAGCCTCTCTGTGTTTGTGTCGGAGATACCGCTAGCCAACATGGTGTTTGGTCTCGCCAAATCCCTCATGGGCATGGGGGCCGATGGAGAGGCCACCAAACTTAGGTTCGGAGATAATGATGTGTGGTCCGTATTGAATTATTTAG GTGTTAAGTGTGACTCCGAGCATGCCAACGCCATTGTAGATATGTATAAGGCACAGGAAAAGACTTCACTATTGCTTTGCATCCTCAAGTGTGCACAGCTGTGTGAAATAGAATTAAATGAAACTG TATCACAAGGCAGTATCTCCTCCAGCTCGAAGAGTTCCCAGGATAAGCGGTCGCAATGTAAACACGTTACATTCTGTAAAGCATGTCGCGGACGATACAGACGGCTAAAGGAGAGATATAGGAAGAAAAAGGCACGTTATCTGCAG AAGGCACAAGCGAATGCAAAAGCACTGAATGTGGAAACTCTTATCAAGAATATCAGTGTATTGGAACGAAGCCTAGTTGACGAG ATGTTCGAACAATTGAAGACGGTATACGAGTCGGAGTTAGACATGTTCAAGGCCGAACACGAAGGGAAACTCAAAAACTCACTCGCCAGCCATGTGAAGCACTTCCAACGGATGCAAAAAGAG TTGGAAGAATCGTACAAAGCCCGCGAAGAGGCCCTAAAAGCGAACATCGTCGACAAGAAGCGCTTCCTGTGGGGGCTCGCGCAGGCTCTGAGGGCGCAGCACGCGCAGATGACCAAAGCCATGCGGGCTGTTAGGAAACAGACTGCGGAAATCGCTCAACAG gAACAAAACCTGAAACTGCAGCGGACAGAAGCCGAAGAATCTCTAAAGAAATGCGCTGAAGAAATGAGACAGCAAATAGCAGAAGAACTGAACATTCTAGAACGACACTTAGACACCATGAAGAGCGAGAGAGAAAGCATCAATAGAGAGAAAACGAACTCTGAAACCAAAATAAACAATGAAGTCCAAAACTACTTACAAAACCATTATCATCTATGGAAAGAAGAGTTAAATGTACTGAAGATATGTATGGAAAATGCTACGATTCAGCCTAAGAGTGTAATAGAAAGGAGTACGGTCACTGATGATGTGTTTAAGGGGATGAACAATGAGATAGAGAGAGACAGAGTGGTTAGAGAAGCAAGGCCCAACCAGGTTGTTAATGATTTGAAGAAACAGAAGAATGTTAATTTTAATCAG GCCAAGTCGGAAGCCGCGTCTCGCAGCTCTTCGAGTTCGGAAGAACGTCATATGCGCAGCGAGAGACAG TCAACACACGTCAGGCCGGTATCTCCTCAGCGCGCACCCGTTTCGCTTCTAGAGCAGAG CATACGAGAGACAGAGTGTGGCTGGCGAAAAGGCGCAGGTGAAGAGCGCACTATACTCCCTAGTGCAAGAATATTGGTCCCCGGCGACACCATACCGTTCGTGGGCGTCGTCGGTCGCAGGAGCGACAGCCGcag ACACCTGCTGAACCGGTGGCGTATGCTCCGGCGCCGTGTGTCACCGTTCGACGCTGCGCTGGCGCATCCCGAGCCGCCCGACATACCAG ATAAAAACATCGGGATCCGAGTACAGTCTTCGGAACCCATTCGTAACACGGGAGAGATTCACCAGGATACCATGCCATCAACGCCGACTAG AGATATACGACCTGCAGTTGATACGGTAACGGAATCTCCGAAAACAGGGGAAAGAAGCCCGCGGTCCGTCCTGAAAGAAGCTAAAGAGAAATTGAAAAC CGTGACCCGAGCGTCGGCCTCGCGCGAGAAGAGTCCGAGCGCGATGCTGCGCGAGGCCAAGCGCCGGCTCCGCAAGTTGGAAATCGAGGCAGAGGCCGTCGAGCGCTCCTACAAAGAGTTCCGTCGCCGCCGGGTCCAAGGCCTTCAACGGGATGATC TAACGCCTTGCATACCAACTACGGAAAGCAAACTGTCGACGCATCACAAGGAAGAGGCACCTGAACCCAGATCACAACTGCGTCCGACAGATTCCGTGCATTTAGACATAGAGAAATACCTCAAGAAGTACCAAATCaatctcgacttaggacaagaccattttaaaaacaaaaataccgcAACCAAACTAAAGGATCCGGAAGCTTGTTccgaaataaatagaaaatttaaaCGCATACCTAAACAAGACTACTTAGAAAAACCTATTTCAGAATTTAGAAAATTATACTACACTAACCCGGAACGGGAATATCACAATCAAATATCTCTGGACAGTGATGAGCCTTTATGTAGAAGCAGAGAGAGAGAAAAATCGTCGGATATGAGCATAGAGAAAGACAATACAAGAAAGGAGCTAGAGATACTTAAGCAAAGTATAACCAGAAACTACGAGTTGCAAGATCTGCCAACGAAAGACACTATTGACGTATCGAATGAGGAAAACACATCCGATAATATTTTGTTAGTAGAAGTAGAAAATGTTAGTGAGGTAAAAGAGATAAATGTTGAAGATCAAACAGACATGGTAGTAGTTATAGAAAGCTCGGTGGATTCCAAGGAAGTGGTGTCAGAGCGAGAGGACAATGCAGAGCCATCGTCCAAAATCACCATAGTCATCAGTCCAAAGCATATaaaggaaaataataaaactccatCGGTGCGAGAAGATAACATTATGACAGCGAAAGAATATTACGCAGCGAGCGGCGAAAATTATACTCCAGAGAATATACAAATAGAATTAAGAAATGAACCTGACTCTGAACTACAGATACCGGCGCATAATTCAGTTTTTGAAACTATAGAAGTTGTGGACTATCCCGATGACTTTTCGGACGATGTGGACTACTACAAGGCGGATGATAACTCTCCTATATCCCTCCCGAAAACATCCGAAGATGAAAACTTTTGGGATTAG
- the LOC134670737 gene encoding uncharacterized protein LOC134670737 isoform X2, with protein sequence MEPYLKEGHPIPTIQNQDVNKAESVENFQKFFYDLFDKNGILNDLRAYLRGHIVDVLKSAQTGEPPSCEKRFTQRLDSTFQALNMLVAEYLLCLEFNYSLSVFVSEIPLANMVFGLAKSLMGMGADGEATKLRFGDNDVWSVLNYLGVKCDSEHANAIVDMYKAQEKTSLLLCILKCAQLCEIELNETVSQGSISSSSKSSQDKRSQCKHVTFCKACRGRYRRLKERYRKKKARYLQMFEQLKTVYESELDMFKAEHEGKLKNSLASHVKHFQRMQKELEESYKAREEALKANIVDKKRFLWGLAQALRAQHAQMTKAMRAVRKQTAEIAQQEQNLKLQRTEAEESLKKCAEEMRQQIAEELNILERHLDTMKSERESINREKTNSETKINNEVQNYLQNHYHLWKEELNVLKICMENATIQPKSVIERSTVTDDVFKGMNNEIERDRVVREARPNQVVNDLKKQKNVNFNQAKSEAASRSSSSSEERHMRSERQSTHVRPVSPQRAPVSLLEQSIRETECGWRKGAGEERTILPSARILVPGDTIPFVGVVGRRSDSRRHLLNRWRMLRRRVSPFDAALAHPEPPDIPDKNIGIRVQSSEPIRNTGEIHQDTMPSTPTRDIRPAVDTVTESPKTGERSPRSVLKEAKEKLKTVTRASASREKSPSAMLREAKRRLRKLEIEAEAVERSYKEFRRRRVQGLQRDDLTPCIPTTESKLSTHHKEEAPEPRSQLRPTDSVHLDIEKYLKKYQINLDLGQDHFKNKNTATKLKDPEACSEINRKFKRIPKQDYLEKPISEFRKLYYTNPEREYHNQISLDSDEPLCRSREREKSSDMSIEKDNTRKELEILKQSITRNYELQDLPTKDTIDVSNEENTSDNILLVEVENVSEVKEINVEDQTDMVVVIESSVDSKEVVSEREDNAEPSSKITIVISPKHIKENNKTPSVREDNIMTAKEYYAASGENYTPENIQIELRNEPDSELQIPAHNSVFETIEVVDYPDDFSDDVDYYKADDNSPISLPKTSEDENFWD encoded by the exons ATGGAACCTTACTTAAAAGAAGGCCATCCGATTCCTACGATTCAAAATCAAGATGTGAATAAAGCCGAATCGGTTGAAAACTTTCAGAAATTCTTTTACGATTTGTTTGATAAAAATGGTATTCTCAACGACTTGAGAGCTTACTTACGCGGGCATATTGTTGATGTGTTAAAAAGTGCGCAAACTG GAGAGCCTCCGTCATGTGAAAAGCGGTTTACGCAGCGTCTGGACTCTACTTTCCAGGCTTTGAACATGCTAGTTGCCGAGTATTTGCTATGTTTG GAGTTCAACTACAGCCTCTCTGTGTTTGTGTCGGAGATACCGCTAGCCAACATGGTGTTTGGTCTCGCCAAATCCCTCATGGGCATGGGGGCCGATGGAGAGGCCACCAAACTTAGGTTCGGAGATAATGATGTGTGGTCCGTATTGAATTATTTAG GTGTTAAGTGTGACTCCGAGCATGCCAACGCCATTGTAGATATGTATAAGGCACAGGAAAAGACTTCACTATTGCTTTGCATCCTCAAGTGTGCACAGCTGTGTGAAATAGAATTAAATGAAACTG TATCACAAGGCAGTATCTCCTCCAGCTCGAAGAGTTCCCAGGATAAGCGGTCGCAATGTAAACACGTTACATTCTGTAAAGCATGTCGCGGACGATACAGACGGCTAAAGGAGAGATATAGGAAGAAAAAGGCACGTTATCTGCAG ATGTTCGAACAATTGAAGACGGTATACGAGTCGGAGTTAGACATGTTCAAGGCCGAACACGAAGGGAAACTCAAAAACTCACTCGCCAGCCATGTGAAGCACTTCCAACGGATGCAAAAAGAG TTGGAAGAATCGTACAAAGCCCGCGAAGAGGCCCTAAAAGCGAACATCGTCGACAAGAAGCGCTTCCTGTGGGGGCTCGCGCAGGCTCTGAGGGCGCAGCACGCGCAGATGACCAAAGCCATGCGGGCTGTTAGGAAACAGACTGCGGAAATCGCTCAACAG gAACAAAACCTGAAACTGCAGCGGACAGAAGCCGAAGAATCTCTAAAGAAATGCGCTGAAGAAATGAGACAGCAAATAGCAGAAGAACTGAACATTCTAGAACGACACTTAGACACCATGAAGAGCGAGAGAGAAAGCATCAATAGAGAGAAAACGAACTCTGAAACCAAAATAAACAATGAAGTCCAAAACTACTTACAAAACCATTATCATCTATGGAAAGAAGAGTTAAATGTACTGAAGATATGTATGGAAAATGCTACGATTCAGCCTAAGAGTGTAATAGAAAGGAGTACGGTCACTGATGATGTGTTTAAGGGGATGAACAATGAGATAGAGAGAGACAGAGTGGTTAGAGAAGCAAGGCCCAACCAGGTTGTTAATGATTTGAAGAAACAGAAGAATGTTAATTTTAATCAG GCCAAGTCGGAAGCCGCGTCTCGCAGCTCTTCGAGTTCGGAAGAACGTCATATGCGCAGCGAGAGACAG TCAACACACGTCAGGCCGGTATCTCCTCAGCGCGCACCCGTTTCGCTTCTAGAGCAGAG CATACGAGAGACAGAGTGTGGCTGGCGAAAAGGCGCAGGTGAAGAGCGCACTATACTCCCTAGTGCAAGAATATTGGTCCCCGGCGACACCATACCGTTCGTGGGCGTCGTCGGTCGCAGGAGCGACAGCCGcag ACACCTGCTGAACCGGTGGCGTATGCTCCGGCGCCGTGTGTCACCGTTCGACGCTGCGCTGGCGCATCCCGAGCCGCCCGACATACCAG ATAAAAACATCGGGATCCGAGTACAGTCTTCGGAACCCATTCGTAACACGGGAGAGATTCACCAGGATACCATGCCATCAACGCCGACTAG AGATATACGACCTGCAGTTGATACGGTAACGGAATCTCCGAAAACAGGGGAAAGAAGCCCGCGGTCCGTCCTGAAAGAAGCTAAAGAGAAATTGAAAAC CGTGACCCGAGCGTCGGCCTCGCGCGAGAAGAGTCCGAGCGCGATGCTGCGCGAGGCCAAGCGCCGGCTCCGCAAGTTGGAAATCGAGGCAGAGGCCGTCGAGCGCTCCTACAAAGAGTTCCGTCGCCGCCGGGTCCAAGGCCTTCAACGGGATGATC TAACGCCTTGCATACCAACTACGGAAAGCAAACTGTCGACGCATCACAAGGAAGAGGCACCTGAACCCAGATCACAACTGCGTCCGACAGATTCCGTGCATTTAGACATAGAGAAATACCTCAAGAAGTACCAAATCaatctcgacttaggacaagaccattttaaaaacaaaaataccgcAACCAAACTAAAGGATCCGGAAGCTTGTTccgaaataaatagaaaatttaaaCGCATACCTAAACAAGACTACTTAGAAAAACCTATTTCAGAATTTAGAAAATTATACTACACTAACCCGGAACGGGAATATCACAATCAAATATCTCTGGACAGTGATGAGCCTTTATGTAGAAGCAGAGAGAGAGAAAAATCGTCGGATATGAGCATAGAGAAAGACAATACAAGAAAGGAGCTAGAGATACTTAAGCAAAGTATAACCAGAAACTACGAGTTGCAAGATCTGCCAACGAAAGACACTATTGACGTATCGAATGAGGAAAACACATCCGATAATATTTTGTTAGTAGAAGTAGAAAATGTTAGTGAGGTAAAAGAGATAAATGTTGAAGATCAAACAGACATGGTAGTAGTTATAGAAAGCTCGGTGGATTCCAAGGAAGTGGTGTCAGAGCGAGAGGACAATGCAGAGCCATCGTCCAAAATCACCATAGTCATCAGTCCAAAGCATATaaaggaaaataataaaactccatCGGTGCGAGAAGATAACATTATGACAGCGAAAGAATATTACGCAGCGAGCGGCGAAAATTATACTCCAGAGAATATACAAATAGAATTAAGAAATGAACCTGACTCTGAACTACAGATACCGGCGCATAATTCAGTTTTTGAAACTATAGAAGTTGTGGACTATCCCGATGACTTTTCGGACGATGTGGACTACTACAAGGCGGATGATAACTCTCCTATATCCCTCCCGAAAACATCCGAAGATGAAAACTTTTGGGATTAG